Below is a window of Brassica napus cultivar Da-Ae chromosome A5, Da-Ae, whole genome shotgun sequence DNA.
tttacaatcATCTCTTTGGTCTTTAGTCCCATTTTAAGTTGGATTTTAGTTTGAGACAAgtgataatagtttttaaaaaacttacagTAAATCTAagttagaaaattaaaaataaacatgagATAACTATAATTGTGATTatgaacaaaacaaagaatgtagagttattatttattattgaaaCTAGCTAAAGAGATCTCTTTTCTTTATCAGAATTTATCTACAGCTCGAAAATTTTGTGTGTTACATTTGAATCCTTCACTAATACACATTTGACCTACCCTCTTCCTACCCATTAACCTCCACCTAACTAAGAGCACATTCACATTTTAAACACTATCTTTCTTTCAGTTTCAGCCACAtcctcaaaattttaataattacaaacaaATTCTTAAATCTTAAAGTTTTCTCCACGTGACGAGAAAGAACTGTGTTTCTCCACGTGGTGCTTATTCTGTGATCTAACTAgggttcttgttcttttttCGTTAAAGACGTTAGTAAAATAACCGACCAAAAGCTATATAGCACATTAACATCAAGAAATTAATATAGCTACAATGATAATCATAcataattttcgaaaaaatatttGCAGACATAAACTTAATCGGATCAGTGAGTGAAGTTgtttttaacaagaaaaaaaatatcatttttcaaaaaaaaaaagaacaaattatatAAAGCTATTAATTTCTAACAAGAAATAATAACCTTttcactttttcattttttagcttaagtttaaaattattataagaaataattaaaagttgGTTGCAGACGTATATATAAAGAGAAGCACTCCAAAGCCTTAAAGACAGACAACTCAAGTTTCTTACACAAAAGCAACTCGACTATCAAAACAGGAAATCCATGGCTCCTTCTGCGCAATCTCTTCCTACAAGGTAAAATATATCATTGCAAAAAAGTTGTATGCATTAAGAAAAGATTATAATAATCACGCATTTACGTATTTAAGTCtgataatatgatatatgattgatgatgattattatttcttttaacaGTGTTTCGGATGAGAAATACGCTAATGTGAAGTGGGAAGAATTAGGATTCGGGTTTTGTCGTACCGACAACATGTATGTTGCCAAGTGCAAACATGGAGAGAGTTTCCAAGAGGGGAAGATCGTTCCCTATGCTGATATCCAAATCAGCCCTTGCTCTGCAGTTCTTAACTATGGCCAGGTTTGTTATTAATCAGTAGAGATCAATTAATTAAGAAAACCTATAATCAGAACATGCATCCATCATCACAAATAGAGTTGATATTTTTTAGCATTGCATGCATATTTTACCTATTAATTAGACTTGTAAATTTGACAACAtcgtaatatatatagtatatgataTCAAACAAAATTGTTTGAATTAATGTGTTGTCCCATATGATGATATTGCTATCAATTTATTGTGACCTACGTACAATTGTACAGTTTTGTAGATATAGATGGCACAATAAACTCTCAAgtaagtgtttaattagataactactataaacatgtttaaattaaaatacattaatatatataacaaaatgaaTAGACTGCCCTATAAATTGTACAAgtgaattttcttttaatatatgaaaaGATGATGGCGGATTGAGTTATGTGCAAgcaaaatatctgaaatatatGTGGTTTGGACATGAATAGGGCTTATATGAAGGGCTTAAGGCGTACAGGACAGAAGATGGCCGGATTGTTCTATTCCGACCAGACCAAAACGCTCTCCGCCTTCAATCGGGAGCCAACAGACTTTGTATGCCTTATCCCACGGTCGATCAATTCGTCTCCGCCGTTAAACAAGTTGTTCTTGCCAACAAGAAATGGGTATGTACAAAGCTATGCTCAAACTTCTATACCATATATACATGATAATAAATCTTatgaaaatgaatatatttttgaaatatataatgacttcttataattttgtatatatagattCCTCCTCCGGGGAGAGGAACATTGTATATCAGACCAATCTTGTTTGGTAGTGGTCCTATACTTGGCTCACTTCCTGTTCCCGAGTACACCTTCACAGTGTTTGCATGTCCCGTTGGACGTTATCACAAGGTGAGTGTGTTCTTCTCATTCTCAACATCATCTTTATTATTCTAAACTATAATGTTTTAATGATTTTGGTGAAATTTTGTTTCTTGGTATAGGATAACGCGGGGTTGAACCTGAAAATTGAAGATAAGTTTCGTCGTGCTTTTCCAAGTGGAACCGGTGGTGTGAAGAGTATCACAAACTATTCTCCTGTAAGTTTGAAAGAAATAATCAATTACATAGAGGTCTCTTAGATTATgttccaaaatttataaacattattttttaaattatagaacTTAAATTCAAAGTATAATCAAAAGTCTACAAATTTAGGTTCTAATTTATacatttgtttaaaaatattaagatttttttaaagatcaaacCATGTTTGACCCCTCCAATTCACATGCTAGAAAACGGTCCTGTACTGCCTATAATATTAACATAAGCTGTGTTTTATATCTCTGAACGATTAGTTAATTAAGAATGTAATAAATTTTCGTTGTTGAAGGTTTGGATAACATTAGCAGAGGCGAAAGCGAAAGGTTTCTctgatgttttgtttttggatgcTGCAACTGGCAAAAACGTCGAAGAGCTTTTCGCTTCTAACGTTTTCATAGTCAAggtaattagaaaaaaatagtcACATAGACGTTTTATTAAGATGTTTAAGTGTACATTATGACCGATATGTAATATTGTGTTGTAGGGAAATGTTGTGTCGACTCCAGAGATTTCAGGAACCATATTGCCCGGAGTCACACGTAAAAGTGTCATCGAATTAACTCGTGATTTCGGCTACAAGGTTTGAATATTAATTTCAACATCATATTTGATACAAGTTTGTAAACAATATTCATTAAATCTGATCATTTGCTTTGATTCTCATCTTTTTAATAGGTTGAGGAACGTGTTGTTCCCGTTGAGGATCTTCTCGATGCCGAAGAAGTTTTCTGCAGTGGAACTGCTGCAATTGTGACAACTATTGCGTCCGTAACCTTCAAGGAGAAAAAGTAATCTTGTTATCAACAAATATACACAATACTATACCAAGAATcgttttttgtgttttgttttattttgttgacTAAAGAATtgggtgtatatatatattcaacacGTACAGGACTGAATTCAAAACAGGTGATAAGACATTGGCTGCGAAGCTCTTTGCGACGTTAACGGATATCCAGATGGGCCGGGTCGAGGATAAGAAGGGGTGGATAGTGGAGCTGACTGATGCCACCAAACCAGGGTTGAAACTTTGAACTTTATTTGAAGCTGTAACTTGACAAATTATATAAGAAACATCAGAAGATGTCTCTCGATCTTTGTGTTTTATCATATTATGTCATGTTGTGATGTATCTTAAAGGGTtgtatgaaatattataaataaaaatctcatggctttttaagtttttactaGTCTCCCTTCAAACTTACTATTTGTTTacaccaaaaataattttatacacaaaaaaaaaacttactatTTGTTTACGTATTTGTGCataaataatatgattttatcaATTTTGATTAAGGTATTggattttctatttaaaatatagaaacgAGAATATTTGTTTTCCAAAATACGATGAATAATGCATGCACCATTCACCAACACGTTACATatacacattatttttttatttttttagtgctTTAATTATTCATGGACATTCGATTTCTTTTTCATGTATGTTCACCGTTTACGATCCACCAATccttttgttataatttttttttatttgcagaTTAATATTTTGCTTtatcaaaaggaaaaaaaaagaaggaaaacgaACACAGCGTCAATGAGAAAAATGACGAACATTTCTTTGGTGAACACCGAAACGAAGTTCCTGAATCAAGTAAAGTAGTAAACGTTGTTACCACAAAAAtgaatgtaaataaataaaatttgacaGCTGTGGGATTTGAACCCACGCCCTTTCGGACCAGAGCCTAAATCTGGCGCCTTAGACCACTCGGCCAAACTGTCTTTATGTTCAATAGTTGTTTATATATGCTTTATATATCGTCGCTAACTTcggagtttaattttaaaatttttgcttaatttgaaataattagTAGTATCGATTATCTTATGGAAAACACAATGATTCGGTAATATAAAACTCCTGTATGAATTTTATAAACAGACCTTTCTCCTAgcaatataatttttgaaactatttgcAAATTTTGATATTCTTGGTTGCACACCCTGTTCAAAAACGCGGCCGTCTAAGCATTGTTTGGAGGTTGATCGCGGCGAATATGTCCAAAACGGTGTTGGCCGTTGATCTGCACAAGACCGCCTAATTTTCGCGTTGGCCGTCTAATTTCTGCCTAATTCTCCCCTAGATCGCctaagttttttttctcttttcgtCCGTGTAAAATTAAAACacggttgattattttttactcATTATTGATAGATTTTTCattactaaataattataattagctataaaacccaaaacaaacatataattacttcatttaagaattttttcGTACCAAACACACCATAATCTAAATGTTCGACGAATCAAAAAGAGgctgtttaaaattatatataaaaaattatataattatgtctaAAAACATGTGTCATCATGtttaaaattaactaattatattataaatatattaaattgtatttaaaactaGGATCCGCGTAATCTTCGAGTACTCCCCGATTTTTTGGTAACTCGCTAGGTCTGAGATTGCCCCCGACTAGCGCCTAACGTATTCCAAACGGGAGTTTGACATCAGCCACGTAGCCACCCTTCTTTAGGTTTGTCCAATCTATGGGCTATGAAACTTCAATAATCTCATCACTATCACTCAAAACGTTTTTTGCTTCACCAATGTTGTTCCAAGAAGCCCTGTTTTCAAGTATACAAACCAAGAATTGCCCATAACGAATCCTGGAACGAGGTTGGGCTAGACCCATTGGTTTATGACGATGAGATCACAGTGCAAACCAGATGATCAGTATTGAAAACCAGATGATCAGTACTGATTGTGCCATGTTTACATGTTTGGACTCAGGGCCGGTCCTGGGCTAAAGCCTATAAAGCAAAGACTTTGGGcgccaaaaaataaaagatatttaagaGCACCATTTATCAGATGCTTCGCCTTGGTCTAGTGACCTGGGAGGGTTGTCTTTCTTCCTATTGTTGTCGTGTTCGGGGTTCGACACCAGCGTCGCTGTCTTCcttttttgttgataaaaactttccttttttatatatattaaggaTTTTGTTACTTTTTCTAGTATcattagttttcttttcttgacTAAACatctctactttttttttcttatgtgttACAGTCAATAGTATATTACTAGAtaagaaatttatttaaaacaaatctaCTTTATCAAGacattttttccattttttctttttttatctttgtcGGCTAATATTTGCTAGAATAAATGTATAAACAAGAAATATTACAATAATTAACTTGAATTATAGATTGTTCATATTCCACAATAAAATTGTGATTGGTTATAGTAGGAATAGCTGCatcttttattatttcttattttcttcttttgttaagtttttgaaatttgtttgaaATTCAAACACCTAAAATTATCATAGGTTTTGATATTCAACGAAACTCTATGAAATctcaattaaaatttataaagtgAAATTGATGTTAAAGtgatttataatatgttttgctctattttataaatttatatttttttttttttgctttcagaATTTGTAagaaagtttttaagaaataaaattaacaaagtGAAACTGTAAACATAAAGAGAATAAACTTACAAGATGAGTTGCAGATAATGTTtcgatgtttttattttaaaaacttgttttaataatatttggtATTATTGTGGTTACATGTTTAAAGTatagtaaaatttaattatggTTAAACGGCAGTATTTTTGTCGTCTGTTTTAGGCGTTATACGAGTCCGGACCGGCACTGTTTGGACTTGGGATATGAATAGGATAGGATAATGACATAAGAAGTTGCTTCTGTCATGTTTAGCTgtacataaaaacatataaacaatCTTAATAATGATGGCATCcacattcttaaaaaaaattgccaGCTAATTCCTAACGCTacctcagaaaaaaaaaacattttccagaagaaaagaaaaattgtgAGTGGAAGACAACTCATGAATTGGTAAAACGACAAAGCAATAGACGTCAAACGACACCAAGCTGGCTTTGCTGTCTCAGCTCTTTCCTTAGCTTCTGAGAAAACAGCCTGCAAGCATCCAAACTCAGATCCACCGCCGCAGCTAACGCCACGTGCGCTGCTGCATCCTCCGTGCATGTCACGTGCGTTACACCCACTTCCACCTCCGGTTTGCTCTGTTTCCCCACTCCTTCCACCGAAGCCGACATCACGAACCCTCTGCTCTGCGCCGGATGCTGCGGCAGTAGATATCCAAAATCCGACCCGGACCCCGATCCTGGTCTCGACCCGGAGCTGGAACCGGATCCGAGATCCAAACTTCCCTGAGGACTCGTTGTCGGCGTCGATCCCACCGTGGTTGTCCCGCCGGTGACGTCAATAACAAAACTCCCGCCATTTTTCAAACTTATAGACGACGACGCGGAGACCTCGGTGGCGATTCCGTCTTGGAAGAGCTCAAAACGGTAACCGAGTGAATCAGAGTAACCAGCTTCACGCCACGCCTCTAGTCGTCCCCATGGCTTCCACGTGCAACCGTCGGGTCGGAGAATAAGCCACGCGCCGGGACTCGATCGCGTCACGCGGTTCGAACCGGGGGACGGAACGAAAGGTGTGACCATAGAAGCCATCGCTACGGGTGACCCGGAGAGATCGTGGACCGTTACCGACCAACCTTTTCTCTCTTTCGACGGTTGTTCCTTCTCAGATTTCATCGACGATATGCAACTACTCCTCGTTTCAGACATCATTGACGAACTGTGTagtttaataacaaaaatcaatttatgataataaaaaatatttcttgctATCAAAGTAAAGAATATATCTGAAAAAGGAAATGTTTCTATTTATAACTAACCTGTGAAGAAGATTCCGATCGCCGGAACTAGAGTTTCTAGCGCCGAACTTGCAAGTGAAGACAGCTTGTTTAGTGTTTCCTTGTACTTGGAAAACCTGAGGGCTACACTCTGGCTCACCGTCGAACTGAAATACGAATCTCGGGTCGGGTTCAACCCGTACGCTAACGTGGAGCTCCGGATCCGATCCAGGTTTATTCCTCCTTTTCCCGCTCAAAGCCACCCATCCGTTATGCGCCAAACACGTCTTCGTCTCCGCAGCTTTCAAATCCAGCGAAGCCTCGAATCGACCGAGCAGCTTCTCACTCGCGGAAGCGAGTCCACACGACGCGCCTGTAACGCTGTCCCCGCGTGAGTATGTCTCGATGGAGAGGACGCTTAACTTAGGCTTCTTCAAGGAGGCCTCGATCTGAGCTTTGCTTAGACTGAAGCAAGCTGCGACGGTTGAGCAACGAGTCTCGGATTCAGATTCGGTTCGGAAGATAACCGGAACAGTAACGATCTGGCGAGGGAAGCTCTTGAATTTGATTTTGCAGTAGCAGTTAGGAGCTGATGCGGAGGAAGTATTGATTCCGGAAACAGACGGTTCAGATGAAGTAGACGACGACGGCGCGGGGAATCTAACGGCTAAGTTCCCGACTATGATCCGTACGAAAGAGCACGGATCCATTTGAATTCGAGATTGGCGAGAGAGCTAAAGCAAACACGATTAAGGTTTGAGAGAAAGAGATGCTGagtgaagaaagaaaagagaagaaggtATAAAAATTGAAAGAGTTGAGAAATAGAAACAGCCTGGAAAATAGCTGGGGATTGTATATTGAAatagtaattaaataaaatatattatatttggttgaacgaaaataaaaagattCTGTGGGGTCAATGTGAAACAATGAGCTTTTACCTTCTTCACCTATCAGATTCCAGAGAGGCAGAGTTAATTTTTCTCTTCATTCCTTCTTGTttcaaatctttttattttatttgtttccatattttctcAAGTCTTGTTTTTGAACTGAAAAATTGTTTAGGTAGCTGTATGATTCATGCAATCGTAATAAATTGCTTTGCTGGGATATGTATACCATTACTAAACAGTGGAAACAAATATTTCTGTTGATTTCGATATGATTTTGAACTCATAtgcaaaaattattaataacatgaacaaaaaataataacaataataatagcTGGGGACTCATCTTCCCGTGCTCCTCCGCTTGCCTCTCCGGTGTCTCTCGACGCTGCGAGAGGGCCATTGCCGACCCCGCCATATCCAAGCTCCGCCTCTTTCCTCTGTTGATCCTCTCTTGTTCTCACCTCTTTGCGCGACGTCTCTGGATTTCCCCGAGGATCTACCGGAAACCATGGTCGTATGTGGTTTCCCCGGAGCTTCGGCGAGGTTCGACAAGGGTTGGATTCTCTTAGGCGTCCTGGATCTGTCTTGTGAGAACCGATTTGAGCTCAGATTTGGGTCAGATCTGAGACCGAGATCCGCCGGAACGTTCGACGCGTCGCCGTCTCTGTCCCGTCATCTTCGTCTCGTCCAGTCAGTTCCTCCTCGATTCGATTCAAGGTCAGTGTTGAGCTTCTCCTCTCAGATCTGAGAGAAAAGTGGTGACGAGGCTCACCATCGAGGACCTCCATTGTAGTTCAATCGACAACATCCATGGTTCTTCTCAACGGTTCTGTTTCCGAGGCTTCGCTTCTCGCGTTGTGATGTCATCTCCTAGGGTTTTGAGGACGACCCGCCGTGATGGTGTCTATTGCTAGACGTCGGAGCTCTCGCTTCTCTGTTGGGGCACATGCTTTGAGGGGATCATCTCTCCTCCTGTACTTCAACCCGCTTCTTCATAGCTCCGGCGTTGCCATTGTTTTGGACTTGATGTCTCCGTCGCAAGTTTACTGTCGCGTGGCCGGATGAGGCTGATTATACCGCCTGCGCTTGACAAGATTTGCTCTTCACCGTCAGCGACGACACATCGAGTTTACATTTTGGTATTCAAGCCGAGTTAGTTTTTGGCTCTGTTGCTCGACGTCCTCCTCCTTTGGCGTTCCGGAGCCGTAGCTGCCGCCTCCGTCGAAACCGTTAGGAGCCACCTGCTGGTGAGTGTTCGTTCAGCTTGCCTTACAACTATCACTCTTGCTCATTTCGGTTTATCCTGATGTGCAAGAAGCGCTGTGATTAGGGTGTTGTGTTGTCTTTTGTTCTGAATTTAATTAACACCAAGATTGGCGTATGTGGTCTATCTTGGTTTAATTCTTCATGTTTCTTAggagttttttatttttttgcggCTTCTAAGAACAAATCAGCTTTCAAGCAAAATCTGGTTCAACTTTGTTGTAACcaaactttcattcattaatgatatttacaatttagcaaaaaaaaaaaaaaaaaaaaaaaaataataatagggGAACACCGTGGACGCATGCAAGAGGTTAATCGCCGTCATTGGCTACCCAGGTGGGGACTGAAATAAGCTACAGTGCATCCATCGGTTACGCAATCTTTTATCTGTCCCTCTGTTCACCACTTCGAGATGAGAGATGAGCTGGCCCCAAAGTGGAGCTCGTCGGTATTTAGTTGGCATCATCATCTTCAGTGGCCTACTAATAATATGGATTCAATCAATCtaaaattatttcttttcaTTAAAAGTCAAGATAattataacaatattaaaaatgctTTTCATTAACTTCTGTCATTTCCTTCGCTAACTTCTGTCGTTTTGTTCCCACACGTATGGTTTCATCATATCAAATCGACATTGTTATTTTCATTCATGAGTTTTTCAATTAACTAAGTTACGAATTAGTAGAAAATCATGAGAAGCTTGACAgataaaaaggttaaaatagaaattaaatgAGCAAGAAGAGCAATCTGTACTACAGAGAGGAACTTGAGGAGACTGTCGAGCGGCAGCTGTATGGCAACCCACACAGAGCACTAATAACATAAATAAgcgatttttaaaaatatgccctcatttgttataaaaaaaagtttagcattATCATTATCAGatagaaaaaacaaacaaactgaataataattttataacatattttcttCTCCTTGTCCTTTACATAAACTCATTGACtagagttttaaaatattttttataaatttttcagtagataaaataactaaatcaaTAATTAGTTTTGCGAAAAAGCTGAGcaaagataatattttaaaattttcggttttgaatttgaaaaagtccttttaaaaaccaacaaaatatttgaaaattattaaataataacttaattaaaaGAAGAGGCTTAAGTATAAGATTTGTAAGAGAATGTGAACAACTTGTGTTTTCTACCAACACCATCTCTATGGTCTCTTCATCATCACCATATTATTGTTTCCACAACTTGATTATTTTCACCTGTAATTTCCACATATATACTTGAAAGGCTTCAAATCCCCAACAAAATCAATACAACCATTTTaaacttataagaaaaaattgtataaaaaggTAAGAGCTTATACTTGGGATGAAATGTATGACGATATTGGTAGGTGAAAGTTTATCTTAAAGAAACAATGTTAAATGAATTAATGCATTTGGTCTTAGGATAGGAATTTGTATATgcgactttaaattaataaaaaatagcaCAAACTGTTCTAATCTGTATTAATTtcgtataaataaataaaataaaatatctttcaCTATTTAAAagaactaaattatttaatatttatacaaaaaataaaattgttaacttatgctaaacttttatatctacaacaaTATATtagctatttatttattttgaaaatcacaacaatatattatctaaaaaatattatgtacaaaatataatattcctTCCGTTTCATTAAGTTagatgttttataaaaaaatttgtttcacaaagatatagtttttatattttcaatgaaaAAGTTGTGAcattcaagaaaattaattgactttgtagaattactattggttaaaaattattaaaaattgaaaactagagaaaatgatacatttattatagtgatttaatgtgttttcttaatatgtgtgaaaagacAAAAAACCTATatttatgaaacggagggagtagtataTAAATAACCTTTAATTTATgtgttatttagaaaatatgatatttgaaaactttgaaattttaataattcattaaaGATACTAATGAGAAAttcattttaactataaatttaacacttattttaattaaatatattgagaaaatcttaccaaaaatttcatctttttaataaaataatgaattattttagttacaaaaaatcaaaattcatataatatttcaAGCTCAAAAATTGTTGTGTAGTTTTCCAAATTTTTCATGaccaaatatacaattttaaaaataaataatgcaaTCTTTCAATGATAATACTCCAAACTTACaaagataaaatcatagatgTTAAAAGGTATTGTATGGAAAttgtagaaattaaaaaaaaaatagtttgaaagAGTTTGTACCAATTCTTTTATAAtgactataaaataaaaattatgctGATCAAAGTCTAGTTTTAATTGTAGAACACAAAATTTAGAGACGAATCTTTAACATATACTTGCAACACTTGGAACAACTTATGTTTTTGACCAACACCATCTCGATGGTCTCTCCAACGTCACCATATTATTGTTTCCACAAGTTGATTATTTTCACCTGCATTTTCCAAGTATACTTGAAAGGCTTCAAATCCCCAACAAAATCAATACAAAGGTAAAAGTTTATACTTGGGATGAAATGTATGACGAGATTGGTAGGTGAAAGTTTATATAGAAGAAACAATGTTAAACGAATTAATGACTCATTTAttttgcttctcttttaataataaaattgcaCAATGTTAAATGAATTAATGCATTTGATCATAGTttagaaatatgtatatatgactttaaattaataaaattttagcataaatTGTTCTAATTTTGTATTCAAATACAGGTTTGAGTCAAAACTTTCCTATACTAATTCTTTGAATActaatttgtaaatatataacagGAAGAAATGCCATATATATCGTTATACATtcaatgatttgaaatattgGACAAATATTGTTGATCTGCATTGAAGGATTGCGATCTAGTGAATCAATACATTTTTATCTTAGGTAGATCTTTGCACTGCGTGGTCACCAAGCATATAGTTGTAAAATGACATATTTGAATACTTTATGAGATTCACATTCACATTCATGGAGTCTGAAACGCGTATATACATATTTGGGAACTAAACTTATAATTTATTAGAAATATAGcaacttttaataaataaagattctattataataataaaatatttcaatagaTGATCTCATTTATTGCAAACAATTTCACCTAGTAAAATGTTagcataattttaaaaagttgcttagtaaattattacaaattgcagtttacaaaaaaaagttattacaAATTCTGGATTTTATTCAGTAACTACGAAATGTGTTATCACTCCATATAAAAACTCATACATCAATATTAAAATTGTAGAATGAAGAGCatccgaaaagaaaaaaaaaa
It encodes the following:
- the LOC106409036 gene encoding methionine aminotransferase BCAT4-like, whose protein sequence is MAPSAQSLPTSVSDEKYANVKWEELGFGFCRTDNMYVAKCKHGESFQEGKIVPYADIQISPCSAVLNYGQGLYEGLKAYRTEDGRIVLFRPDQNALRLQSGANRLCMPYPTVDQFVSAVKQVVLANKKWIPPPGRGTLYIRPILFGSGPILGSLPVPEYTFTVFACPVGRYHKDNAGLNLKIEDKFRRAFPSGTGGVKSITNYSPVWITLAEAKAKGFSDVLFLDAATGKNVEELFASNVFIVKGNVVSTPEISGTILPGVTRKSVIELTRDFGYKVEERVVPVEDLLDAEEVFCSGTAAIVTTIASVTFKEKKTEFKTGDKTLAAKLFATLTDIQMGRVEDKKGWIVELTDATKPGLKL
- the LOC125608862 gene encoding uncharacterized protein LOC125608862 yields the protein MDPCSFVRIIVGNLAVRFPAPSSSTSSEPSVSGINTSSASAPNCYCKIKFKSFPRQIVTVPVIFRTESESETRCSTVAACFSLSKAQIEASLKKPKLSVLSIETYSRGDSVTGASCGLASASEKLLGRFEASLDLKAAETKTCLAHNGWVALSGKRRNKPGSDPELHVSVRVEPDPRFVFQFDGEPECSPQVFQVQGNTKQAVFTCKFGARNSSSGDRNLLHSSSMMSETRSSCISSMKSEKEQPSKERKGWSVTVHDLSGSPVAMASMVTPFVPSPGSNRVTRSSPGAWLILRPDGCTWKPWGRLEAWREAGYSDSLGYRFELFQDGIATEVSASSSISLKNGGSFVIDVTGGTTTVGSTPTTSPQGSLDLGSGSSSGSRPGSGSGSDFGYLLPQHPAQSRGFVMSASVEGVGKQSKPEVEVGVTHVTCTEDAAAHVALAAAVDLSLDACRLFSQKLRKELRQQSQLGVV